The window ACGACCAGACCGTCATCCCCGCCTACCGCCGGCTGTACCTGACGGCCACGCCGCGGATCTGGGAGGAGCGGCAGAACCGGGAGGTTGCCGAGGGGGGGCGTGACCCGCTGCCGCGGGAGATGGCGGCTTCCATGGATGACGAGAAGGTGTTCGGGCCCGTCCTGTACAAACTGTCACTCGCATCTGCCGTGTCGCGCGGTCTGCTGGCGCGGTACCAGATCATCGTGCTGGAGCTCCAGGACCCGGTCGTCACGCCCGAGCGGCTGATGGGTGAGGAGCGGCGCAGTGAGAAGGTGCGGGGGCAGCGGCTCGGAGCCTTGCAGGCCGCGCTGCTGCACACGATGGCTCAGCACAATCTGTCGACGTGCATCACCTTCCACCACCGGACGATAGAGGCACAGGCTCATGCGGAGGGGTTGGAGCGTGTGGCGGCGAAGCTGCACGCCGACCAGCCCGAGAAGTACCCCGCTCGGATCTGGGCGGACTGGCTGTGCGGGGAGCATGTCCCGGAGCGCCGGCGGGGAGTGCTGAGCAGCTTCGGGTCCACTGCACAGCGGGCCGTGCTGAGCAACTGCCGTGTCCTGGGTGAGGGCGTCGACATCAGGGCCGTGGACAGCGTCGCCCTCCTGGACCCCAAGGGCGCGCCGCACGACATCGTCCAGGCCATCGGCCGGGCACTGCGTCAAAAGCCGGGACAAGGGAAGCTCGCCTCTTTGATCGTGCCGGTATTTCTCCAGCCGGGAGAAAAACCGGAGGACATGTTCACCTCGGGTTCGTATCGGCCTTTGGTGAAGGTATTGGAAGGTCTGCGGGCTCACGATGAAGAGGCCGTGGAGTTGCTGGCGATTCCGCAGGAGCCGCAGAAGGACGTGGCGCAGCCGTCCGAGTACATCGGTCCGCCGCCCGAGGAGGGCGAGGAAGAATCCCGTCTGCTGCTCCGTTTTGCCGCTCCGCGTGACCCGGTGATGGTCGCGGACTGGGTGTCCTTCAACGTGATCGACACGGAGAAGCAGGACTGGGCGCGCGGCTGGTCGGCGCTCAAGACGTTCACCGAGCGTGAGCTTCACGCCAGGGTTCCGTACGGGCACAAGGAGGGCGCGTACCCCCTTGGGCAGTGGGTGGCAGAACAGCGACGGGCTTTCGGGGCGGGGCAGATGACCGGCCTGCGCGCGCGGCGGCTGGAGAAGCTGGGCATGGTCTGGAGCCTCACGGATGAGCGGTTCCAGGTGAACCTGGAGGCCGCGAAGGCGTACTACAACCAGCACTGGACACTCAGCGCGCCCCGCTCAGCCACGGCGCTGGACCGGAAGGTGGGGCAGTGGCTGTCCAATCTCCGCCGGCCGGGCGCGCTGGCCGAACACCCCGAGTGGGAAGCCGCGTTGCAGGAGATCGATCCGGACTGGAGCCCGGCGTGGCCGACTGACTGGCAGCGGCACTACGCCGACTCTGCGGGAGCTGGTCCGCGATGAAGGCGGCCAGGCCGACGTCCTGCCCGGCGTCACCGTGCACGGGATGGACGTCGGACGGTTTGCTGCCAAGCAGCGCCAGCGTGAGGTCTGGGAGGGGCTGATGGACGGGCAGCGCGAGCGCCTGGAGGCCATCGGCGTCGTGCCCCTGCCGCCGGAGAAGGAAACACCGGTGAAGGCCCCCAGGGCGGCTTCTGGCGCGTTCGAGCGGGGCGTGGCGGCCCTCGCGCAGTACAAGGCCCGCACCGGCTCTGTGACGGTCTCCAGGGGCCACGTAGAACAACTGGACGACGGGACCGAGGTCAAACTCGGAGTGTGGATCATGAACCAGAAAGGCCGCCGCGCCAAGCTCACCGCCGACAAGCGCCAGGCGCTCGCAGCCTTGGGGCTTGACTGGGCGTAGCCGCAAAAGCCCCGCAGTTTCCACCCCTTTTTGGAAGGATGCCCGGAGATGGAAATCCGAGGTGGCCCCCCTTGCGAGTGTTGAGTATCGGCTGTCGTGACTTCTTGTCGTGCGGCGACCTGCATCTGGACTTGGCTGGTCAGCCCATTATCGTCACTGGCCCGAACGGCGCGGGTAAGTCCAACCTGGGCAGGGTGGTGGACCTGATCAGTACGGTCGTCGGGCACTACAGCGGCCGACCGGCAGCCGATCGGCTGGGCCTGTACAACCGGGCAGGACGCTTCGGCGCCACATCATTCCAGGTCGCCGTGAAGATCGAGCTTGATCAGGCCTGGGAGCAGGAACTGGTTGCCGCCTTCGTCAGGGCTGCTTTCGTATGCGGGGCGGACAGCGCGTCCTCCCCCAGCCTTCCAACCCGAGCTCAACTGGACGCTGCGGTACGCGACCAGCTCGATCCCGCATCGTTGTTCCCGCTGTGGACCGGCACCCTTCACGTGCACTACGACGCGGCCTGGAGCCAGCCTTGGTTCGCAGCCTGGGAGTTCACCCACGCCGACGCCACGTGGCACATCCAGCTCGTGGGCGGGTCCAGCTTCCTGCGCCTGGGCCCAACCGATGCCCGAGGAAGGGTACCTGCCCAGACCCGGAACTTCAGCCACTGGTGGCAGCAACGCCCGGCAGGCCTGGGAGACTTCACCAAGGTGCTTCCGCCGTCCCAAGTCGAGGCTCTGTCCTTTAGCGTGACACCGCCGAATGACGGATCCAGCCCACTGCCCGTCACACTGCTGGACCTGGCAGCCAGGCTGGGTGAGCGTGAGATCGACAATCGGTCCTTCGACTTCATCCACGTGCTGGCCGCGATCCTGCGCCAGGGCATCGTGGTCACCGACAACCGCCGTCTCCCGCTGGAACGCCGCTTCTCCCACCAGGCCCTTCAGCGTTCTTTCGACCTGCGGGACGGCGGTGGGGTGGCCGGTGAGCTGTACCGGTGCAAGAACGGTCCTCTGGCGCTGCGTCAGCGTTATGCACAGGCCAAGGAGTTGTTCACTGATCTGACCGGGCGTGCGTTGGGTGTGCAGGCATCCCCGGATCCCGAGGAACCGGGCACGATGCTCATCGATGTCACCGTCGTCGACGGTGACTACGAAGTACCTATCGCCTTCGCCGGGGCCGGCATCCAGGAAGCGCTCCTGCTGAGCACCCTGCTCACCGGCAAGTCCGGCCGTGTCATCGTCCTCGATGAGCCGGCCGTCAACCTGGAGCCGACCCTCCAGCGCCGCCTCATCCCAGTCCTTGATGCCCGCCGCGCCCAGTGCATCGTGATCACCCACAGTGCCGATCTCGTGCCCGCCAGCACCCCTGCGGACCTCTCCCGCATCGTGCGATTGGCCCCTCACCCGTCAGGCACCCAGGTCTTCCGCACACCCCAGGATCTGCCTGCACAGGAGCAGACCAGATGGCTGCAGCGTCTGGGCACATCGGAGGCCCGGGCCCCGCTGTTCGCCGCCGGAGTCATCCTGTGCGAAGGCGCCACCGAAACCGGCGCTCTGAGCCGGTGGTGGGACAGCACCCACTGTCCCGAATGGGGCCCCCTCAGTGCCGCCAACATCTGCCTGATGAGGGTCGACGGGGACACGGCCTTCCACGGCTACATCGACTACCTCGAAGCCTTCGGCATCCCCTGGGCGATCGTCGCGGACGGCCCCGCACTCAGCCCCGGCAGCCGCCTGCACGAACACCTCACAGCCAAGAACCTCCTCCCAGACGGCCAACCGGACCCCAGCGACACCTTCACCCGCTGGAAGGGCTACTGGGAAGAAGCAGGCGTGTTCACCTTCGCCCGCGAATTCGGCACCGACGGCAACAAGGGCGGCGAATTCGAAGCCCTGCTCACCGAGCTCGATCCCGAGCTGTACGAACAGGCCAGAAAGGAGCACGGCCGGAGCAAGCCCCGCGTCGGTGCCCACTTCGCAGCCCACCACTCCAACCCACCAACCCCGGTCACCGACCTCTACCGACGGATCCGGGAACATCTGGATCCCGAAGTCGGCAGACAGTGACCGGTCGCCTGTCATGGCAGGAGTCGCAAGCCGGGCAGCGTGAATGTCTGGAGCAGCACCGCGTCACGCATCATGGGCGCGGGAGGCGCCACAGCTCAGTACGCGCACGAGCCTGGTCCGCGGGGATCTCACGGACCAGGTGGTAGAGGTTCTCGAAGTACTCCTGCCAGCGGTTCGGATCCGGCATGGCGTTCCCCGCCCTCTTGGCCCGCTCCGCCTCCACCAGCGGCCGCATCCCTTCCCACACCGAGACCACCGACCCCGCCCAGGTACCCGGAGACAGGCTCGATGTCCACCACACCATGCGCGACCAGAGCACCCAGGTTGTCGTAGAACCAGGCCAGCTCACGCACCAACTCCCGCTCGGCTTCCGGCACCCCGTCCAGCCCCGCCGACAGATCACACCCCGGCAACCGCTCATGCACGAACTGCCGCGCCCCGGCCAGACGGACGCTTCGATGCTCACGGAAGAGATCCACCAGCACCGGCAGCGTGTTGGCATGCTGCGCCAACCTCAACTGCCGCAACGACGCCCACCCGGACACCCCCAGCGCCACCACCGACACCATCAACGCCGCAACACCCACCACGCCCCCAACACCGGCCGTCACACGTTCTCGTCTTCGCCCAGCAGGTTCTCAGGCTCGGGCCAG is drawn from Streptomyces liliifuscus and contains these coding sequences:
- a CDS encoding AAA family ATPase, whose product is MLSIGCRDFLSCGDLHLDLAGQPIIVTGPNGAGKSNLGRVVDLISTVVGHYSGRPAADRLGLYNRAGRFGATSFQVAVKIELDQAWEQELVAAFVRAAFVCGADSASSPSLPTRAQLDAAVRDQLDPASLFPLWTGTLHVHYDAAWSQPWFAAWEFTHADATWHIQLVGGSSFLRLGPTDARGRVPAQTRNFSHWWQQRPAGLGDFTKVLPPSQVEALSFSVTPPNDGSSPLPVTLLDLAARLGEREIDNRSFDFIHVLAAILRQGIVVTDNRRLPLERRFSHQALQRSFDLRDGGGVAGELYRCKNGPLALRQRYAQAKELFTDLTGRALGVQASPDPEEPGTMLIDVTVVDGDYEVPIAFAGAGIQEALLLSTLLTGKSGRVIVLDEPAVNLEPTLQRRLIPVLDARRAQCIVITHSADLVPASTPADLSRIVRLAPHPSGTQVFRTPQDLPAQEQTRWLQRLGTSEARAPLFAAGVILCEGATETGALSRWWDSTHCPEWGPLSAANICLMRVDGDTAFHGYIDYLEAFGIPWAIVADGPALSPGSRLHEHLTAKNLLPDGQPDPSDTFTRWKGYWEEAGVFTFAREFGTDGNKGGEFEALLTELDPELYEQARKEHGRSKPRVGAHFAAHHSNPPTPVTDLYRRIREHLDPEVGRQ